Part of the Metarhizium brunneum chromosome 6, complete sequence genome is shown below.
CATGGGAGAAAGTGGTAGAACCTGCCAACGGGTTGATTTAGCTGGTTTCTTGTGCTCCGGACATGGTGTTGAACGCCACAACTTTTTGGTTGCTCGTCGCCCGTTTTGGCCGAGGTGCGGAATGGAATTGGCCGATAAAACGAGGAGAGGAGCTCGACGGGACTCTGAGCAGGCTGGGAGTTTGTccccaagtacggagtacagtgtACCTGGGTGGGTGCCCCGTGCCTGTGCTCTGTGATTGGAGACTACAGGAAGCCGAGGCCACCAAGCCACAGATAAGCCACAGCTCAGGAGAGAAGGCGGCAATCTCATTGGCCGAAGGGGCATAATCGCCGGTGTTTTGCCATGAGACAAGTTGAGCCTGCCCACTTGCCAAAATAACCGGTCGACCCCAGCTCGAGAGCCGCTCCACGCCAACGCGCGCCTTGATCGCCAAAATCATCAGTCGCGATTCAGGGTTGCCAACCGCCCACCGCCCACCGCCCACCTCTAATCTTGGGTTTTTGCAAATGCTTTCCGAGTAAACCATCGCCTGCAATTGCGACGACACATCATGGACGCAAATGCCAGTGCCAGCGCAACCCCCGAACCGGATGCGGATTCGCGTCGCCGCTCCGGACGCGTCGTTAAGTTGCCGGCCAAGTACGCGCCGGAGCCCACCAACACCGCTGCGCCGAAGCGCAAGAGAGGTGCACAGGATGGAGAGGAAgtggacgatgaggaggTGGACTCGGAGGAGGACGTGagtgacgaggacgatgccAGCGACGAAGAACACCCCGCTCCTAGATCGCGAAAGGCAGGCGGCCGCAGCAAGAAGCCTTCGAGCAAAAAGCCCAAGATCAATGGAGCACAGCCGTCGGGACCGGCCCAAGTTTCTCGAATACCCAGCCGGCCCAAAAAGACCGTCCGCATTGAAGCGGGAGAGAAGGGGACAGGCCTCTTTGGTAGGTTGACAAGAGCCTCCTATCCCCTGAAGCGTCTATTTATCTTCAATACTAACCATTTCCTACAGCCGATGTATTTGGCTCTGGAGACGCTTCCGACAGTGTCGCGAAACAATGGCTagaaaaatataaagaaGATGACGCGTCGGCATTAGCTGACCTTATCAACTGTATTCTTCAATGTGCCGGCTGCGATCTGGAAGTTACGACTGATGATATACGCGACCCTGAGAATATCCCCAACAGACTGGTTGATCTACAGAATGTGTACCAAGAGGTTTGGCAAAGCCGTGATTCCGTTTGCCAATGCCACTGTACTAACCTTTGCACAGCAACAAATTACCGACTACCCTTTAATATCAAGAGCAAAGGGTACAAAGTCATTCCGCGACATGTTGGTGGGTTTCTTTCACTCTTTGATTAGTCTACTCCACGAGACGGATATGCTTTACAAGAATACGGATCTGATGGACAACTTGCATGCGTGGCTGGCAAgtatgtcgtcgtcgtctctgCGACCTTTCCGCCACACAGCAACCACGATATCCCTAGCCGTTCAAACAGGTCTGGTCCTCATAGCAAGCGTACTCGACCGGAGAATAGCAAACATAGATCAGCAGCTGGCGGCTGCCAAGAGAAGCAGGAACAAAACCAAGGCTTCAGAAGTGCAACGCAGCTTGAATGAGGCAAATGGGTATCGCAAAATTTGCAGCGACGGCATTCAGTCCTTTTTTGACACAGTGTTTGTCCACCGATACCGCGATGTGGACCCCAAGATTCGAGCAGAATGTGTCGATGCGTTGGGTGCATGGATTTGGGATCTTCCGACCGTGTTCATGGAGCCTGGCTATCTTCGCTACCTCGGCTGGATGCTTTCAGATACGAATGCTACAACTCGCCAGGAGGTGCTGAAACAGCTTCTCAAGGTGTTCAGGCGCGATACTCAGCAGCTGGGACACTTTATCGATAGATTTCGACCGCGCTTAATCGAAATGGCAACACTCGACTCTGAAGTTTCTGTGCGGGTGACGGCAATCTCCGTCATCGATACGCTACGATCTGCAGCGCTCTTGGAACCAAGCGAGATTGacgccattgccaagctcATCTTTGACACCGAAATACGAATTCGCAAGGCTGTTGTCAATTTCTTTGTTGCTTGTATCGACGACGTTTATGAAGGCAAGCTGGAAGAGATTGGCGGCGCTGATGTTTTGGAAGAGTTGGATGACGTAGAGGAGGATGAATACGAATCCCCACGAAAAGAGTGGATTAATATCAAGTGTCTAGCAGAGATGCTGGCCATTTACGACGCTCAAATCGAGGAATCGCATCAGAATGGTGTTTCATCAAGCTTAGATGCTGCCACAGAGCTGCTAGATGGCTCGAACCCGGATACCAGAATCTCTCTTGCAGCCCAGGTGTTGTATGACAAAGTACCTGAGGTCACTAGATGGGAAATGATTTCGGGCTACCTTCTCTTTGACCACACCACAAGTGCTAAGTCAAAGTCGAGATCAAAATCCAAGGCCACTTCTCCAGAAGCGGCCTTTAAGAAGGCTATTGCGCCAAATTCAGAGGAGGAGTCTATCCTTCTTGATGTCTTGAGCTCAGCCGTCAAGTCTAGTCTCACCCTGACTAGCGACcatgacaagggcaggaGAAAGCTGGGCCGATCAGAGGCGGCTGAGGCTCAAGAGGAAGTTGCTCTCGAATTGACCACAGTAATCCCCAAGCTGCTGAACAAGTTTGGCGCAGAGCCTGAGACGGCAGCAATTGTGTTACGACTCGAGCGATTCTTAAGTCTGGACACTTTCCAACAGCTGCGTCAGGACTCCAGCAAGTACGAAAGGCTGCTCGATGAGATAAGCACCCAATTCAACAGACACGATGATAAGAGAGTCTTGTCCGAGGCCACCGCTGCTCTCTTACATGCTCGCCAGTACGAGGAGCTTGAGGAACTAACAGACAGCAGGCTGTCCCTGTTATGGGACAATGCTATCGATGCGCTCCGCAACTTTGACAAGTCTTGCGAGCTGTCCGTTCGTGGTAATCTACCCTTGGAAGCATTGCGCAACTTGTCTACCATCTTGATGAAGATCAGTAAGCTTGCAAGCATATCTGACTGTGTCGACGCCATTGAAGCaaagtccaagtccaaggactCCTCTACATCACCTGTCATTGATATTCTGAGCCATATTGTCCACCGCGGCAAATACGAGCCACAGGAGGACGAGATTGATGACTTGGAGGACGAAGTAGTCACATTTGCCATCAAGACATGCCAGTTCTACCTTATGTGGAAGGCTAGAAGTATCGCCAAGCTCCTGGCGGCCGGCACAAGCTTGTCGGACGCAGCCTTGGATACACTCTCCGTTCTGCGGCAATCCTACCGAAGACACCTCATCGAAACCTTCTCATCCCGCGCTGCCATTGACCAGCTCCGCCTCTTTTCCACCGGCAGTCTCTGCGACCTCCATCTCACGTTCGCCACCCTCCGTCCCGCCATCAAAAACTTCCACCCTTCATCTGCAGCAGCCGCTGGCCGAGGTGATAAGCTCAAAGTTCTCCTCCAAGACATCGAGCCTGGCCTCGTCCCTGAACTCATCTCCATCTTCGAGGGGGCAGAGCGTCAGTACGCTAAAAGGTCCAAAAAGGACAAGTTGCTCAACGATCCCGCTGAAGATGAAGATCCCAtggccgacgacgaagagctcgacgaagacgacgaagacgaagacctGTCCAAGGAGGAACGCTACGCTGCCGAACTCAAGGCTGAAAGAGCCTTTTGTGAGCTCACTGGCAAATACGTCCTCGCCCTATCCGCCGGTCTCATCGAAGACCGCGGCTCACAAGCTGCTAAGCTCCGTCGCAGAATTCTCCGCAACGAAACAAAGCTCGGCCACAACTTCAAAGAAATCGTCGCCCATCTGGATGAGGAGAAGATAGCTAGACGGCATAAGAAGGCTACCAAGCAGCCTGCCAAGTCGGACAAACCAGGCCTGAG
Proteins encoded:
- the psc3 gene encoding Cohesin subunit psc3: MDANASASATPEPDADSRRRSGRVVKLPAKYAPEPTNTAAPKRKRGAQDGEEVDDEEVDSEEDVSDEDDASDEEHPAPRSRKAGGRSKKPSSKKPKINGAQPSGPAQVSRIPSRPKKTVRIEAGEKGTGLFADVFGSGDASDSVAKQWLEKYKEDDASALADLINCILQCAGCDLEVTTDDIRDPENIPNRLVDLQNVYQEQQITDYPLISRAKGTKSFRDMLVGFFHSLISLLHETDMLYKNTDLMDNLHAWLASMSSSSLRPFRHTATTISLAVQTGLVLIASVLDRRIANIDQQLAAAKRSRNKTKASEVQRSLNEANGYRKICSDGIQSFFDTVFVHRYRDVDPKIRAECVDALGAWIWDLPTVFMEPGYLRYLGWMLSDTNATTRQEVLKQLLKVFRRDTQQLGHFIDRFRPRLIEMATLDSEVSVRVTAISVIDTLRSAALLEPSEIDAIAKLIFDTEIRIRKAVVNFFVACIDDVYEGKLEEIGGADVLEELDDVEEDEYESPRKEWINIKCLAEMLAIYDAQIEESHQNGVSSSLDAATELLDGSNPDTRISLAAQVLYDKVPEVTRWEMISGYLLFDHTTSAKSKSRSKSKATSPEAAFKKAIAPNSEEESILLDVLSSAVKSSLTLTSDHDKGRRKLGRSEAAEAQEEVALELTTVIPKLLNKFGAEPETAAIVLRLERFLSLDTFQQLRQDSSKYERLLDEISTQFNRHDDKRVLSEATAALLHARQYEELEELTDSRLSLLWDNAIDALRNFDKSCELSVRGNLPLEALRNLSTILMKISKLASISDCVDAIEAKSKSKDSSTSPVIDILSHIVHRGKYEPQEDEIDDLEDEVVTFAIKTCQFYLMWKARSIAKLLAAGTSLSDAALDTLSVLRQSYRRHLIETFSSRAAIDQLRLFSTGSLCDLHLTFATLRPAIKNFHPSSAAAAGRGDKLKVLLQDIEPGLVPELISIFEGAERQYAKRSKKDKLLNDPAEDEDPMADDEELDEDDEDEDLSKEERYAAELKAERAFCELTGKYVLALSAGLIEDRGSQAAKLRRRILRNETKLGHNFKEIVAHLDEEKIARRHKKATKQPAKSDKPGLSLEVVDDDDHVFDDVEPEEGSREDLRRRELLEDEPIDEGEDNEGGHNDADDDGLGD